The Astatotilapia calliptera chromosome 2, fAstCal1.2, whole genome shotgun sequence genome includes a window with the following:
- the rbm22 gene encoding pre-mRNA-splicing factor RBM22 gives MATSLGSNTYNRQNWEDADFPILCQTCLGENPYIRMTKEKYGKECKICARPFTVFRWCPGTRMRFKKTEVCQTCSKMKNVCQTCLLDLEYGLPIQVRDTGLSVKDEVPRSDVNKEYYTQNMEREIANSDGTRPVGQLGKAPSSSDMLLKLARTTPYYKRNRPHICSFWVKGECKRGEECPYRHEKPTDPDDPLADQNIKDRYYGINDPVADKLLKRASTMPRLDPPEDKSITTLYIGGLGDTVTDGDLKSHFYQFGEIRTITIVQRQQCAFIQFATRQSAETAAEKSFNKLIINGRRLTVKWGRSQAARGKEGIKDGVSEMGTRLDPVPGLPGALPPPPALDEEPPANYFNLDPSSSPAVMNIALPPPPGINPPPPGFGPPMFHHMGPMAPPMPPPMSMRPPGQIHYPSQDPQRMGAHAAHGARHGD, from the exons ATGGCGACTTCCCTAGGCTCCAACACTTACAACAGACAGAACTGGGAAGACGCG GATTTTCCAATTTTGTGTCAGACATGTTTAGGAGAAAATCCTTACATTCGTATG ACCAAGGAAAAATATGGGAAAGAATGCaag ATCTGTGCTCGGCCCTTTACAGTGTTCCGATGGTGTCCAGGAACACGGATGCGTTTCAAAAAGACAGAAGTCTGTCAGACCTgcagtaaaatgaaaaatgtttgtcaGACATGTCTGCTGGACCTGGAGTATG GTTTGCCTATCCAAGTCCGAGACACTGGACTCTCCGTTAAAGATGAGGTTCCTCGGTCAGATGTGAATAAAGAGTACTACACACAGAACATGGAGAGAGAG ATAGCCAATTCCGATGGCACTCGGCCAGTGGGCCAGCTTGGTAAGGCTCCAAGTTCTAGTGATATGTTGCTGAAGTTGGCTCGGACCACACCATATTACAAGAGGAACCGGCCACACATCTGCTCCTTCTGGGTCAAGGGAGAGTGTAAGAGAGGGGAGGAATGTCCCTACAG GCATGAGAAGCCCACAGATCCTGATGACCCTCTAGCAGACCAAAACATAAAGGATCGTTACTATGGCATCAATGACCCAGTGGCTGACAAATTACTAAAGCGGGCTTCAACTATGCCCCGACTGGACCCACCAGAGGACAAATCCATCACCACTCTCTACATTGGGGGGTTGGGAGACACTGTTACAGATGGAGACCTCAA GAGTCACTTCTACCAGTTTGGTGAAATCCGAACCATTACCATAGTCCAAAGGCAGCAGTGCGCTTTCATCCAGTTTGCCACGCGGCAGTCAGCTGAAACGGCTGCTGAAAAGTCCTTCAACAAACTCATTATTAACGGACGAAGACTCACTGTCAAGTGGGGAAG GTCCCAGGCAGcaagaggaaaggagggaaTCAAAGATGGTGTCAGTGAGATGGGTACCAGACTTGATCCTGTGCCTGGACTGCCTGGAG CTCTGCCTCCACCGCCAGCTCTAGATGAAGAGCCTCCTGCCAACTACTTCAACCTTGACCCCAGCTCCTCTCCTGCTGTCATGAACATTGCATTACCCCCACCTCCAGGCATCAATCCACCTCCTCCAG GCTTTGGCCCTCCAATGTTTCACCACATGGGTCCCATGGCCCCGCCTATGCCCCCTCCAATGAGCATGAGACCTCCAGGTCAAATCCACTACCCCTCTCAGGATCCTCAGCGCATGGGTGCCCATGCTGCACATGGAGCACGTCATGGCGATTAG